A genomic window from Pungitius pungitius chromosome 12, fPunPun2.1, whole genome shotgun sequence includes:
- the ccndx gene encoding cyclin Dx, with the protein MRILEDLHAMDRGVSVSLWCEEAEEDQSQGPSSQLRAPWDPTVSGHRVIQRLLHVEERYAPCALYVTLIQREPERREELAKWALEVCCECGCDEAVFPLAVSLMDRFLSASLSLPVSPYCLAAGCILIASKLTECDTVTADTLCAAAECGFPASTLREMERVILATLRWDTAAVTPQDFLPHFIASVEERAGDGGGGGGDSGEAPLSTLRRHSDTLAAMCACDSRFLGAPPSLVAAASLNCALRGLGNRGPARLAVAREALAELCQVDLAVLQCYSDMIEYGLRQRLRTGLQQGPMEKDEEVENERPGTPTDMRDIDF; encoded by the exons ATGGACCGCGGCGTGTCTGTGTCGCTGTGGtgcgaggaggcggaggaggaccaGAGCCAGGGCCCCTCGTCCCAGCTGAGGGCCCCCTGGGACCCCACCGTGTCCGGGCACCGCGTCATCCAGAGGCTGCTCCACGTGGAGGAGAGGTACGCGCCCTGCGCGCTCTACGTCACCCTCATCCAGCGGGAGCCGGAGCGCAGGGAGGAGCTCGCCAAATGGGCCCTGGAG gtgTGCTGTGAGTGCGGCTGTGACGAGGCCGTCTTCCCCCTCGCCGTCTCCCTGATGGACCGGTTCCTGTCCGCCTCGCTGTCCCTGCCCGTCTCGCCGTACTGCCTGGCGGCCGGCTGCATCCTCATCGCCTCCAAGCTCACGGAGTGCGACACCGTCACCGCCGACACCCTGTGCGCCGCCGCCGAGTGCGGCTTCCCGGCCTCCACCCTGCGG GAGATGGAGCGCGTCATCCTCGCCACCCTCCGATGGGACACGGCTGCAGTGACGCCGCAGGACTTCCTCCCACATTTCATCGCCTCCGTGGAGGAGAGAGCCGgagatggcggcggcggcggcggcgactcGGGGGAGGCGCCGCTCTCCACCCTGCGGCGGCACAGCGACACGCTGGCCGCCATGTGCGCCTGCGACTCGCGCTTCCTGGGGGCTCCGCCGTCGCTCGTCGCCGCCGCGTCGCTCAACTGTGCCCTGCGGGGCCTGGGCAACAGGGGCCCCGCTCGGCTGGCCGTGGCCCGTGAGGCTCTGGCGGAGCTCTGCCAGGTCGACCTG GCGGTGCTGCAGTGCTACAGTGACATGATCGAATATGGCCTCCGGCAGCGGCTGAGGACGGGCCTGCAGCAGGGCCCCATGGAGAAGGATGAAGAGGTGGAGAACGAAAGGCCCGGGACCCCTACAGACATGAGGGACATTGATTTCTAA
- the LOC119219821 gene encoding LOW QUALITY PROTEIN: uncharacterized protein LOC119219821 (The sequence of the model RefSeq protein was modified relative to this genomic sequence to represent the inferred CDS: inserted 1 base in 1 codon; deleted 1 base in 1 codon): MRMLKSLTATLASVGAASIPSAGLVTMLLILTAVGLPTQDISLLIAVDWLLDRMRTSINVVGDSFGAGIVDHLSKAELAEIDAAEMLLLHPEELDFVPPPPLLTEADLMIDPFKPPELPPRSPRPPKQNHHGQVAPPSQFTAYSPARSARSPSPRSVRSPSPRSVCSHXPRPFRAHSPRVLRRPEAGYCALPSHDNQVPTLPRSHRERARDRERERLRRESETEEDEERDRVLGETSDGEESDDTAYDRRQAMPPSDLP, encoded by the exons ATGCGTATGTTGAAAAG tcTGACTGCCACCCTGGCCAGCGTGGGAGCCGCCAGTATTCCCAGTGCCGGGCTGGTCACGATGCTGCTGATCCTGACGGCCGTGGGGCTTCCCACTCAGGACATCAGTCTGCTCATCGCCGTCGACTGGCTGCT ggacaGAATGCGCACCTCCATCAACGTGGTGGGCGACTCCTTCGGCGCCGGGATCGTGGACCACCTGTCGAAGGCCGAGCTCGCTGAGATCGACGCGGCCGAGATGCTGCTCCTCCACCCGGAGGAGCTGGACTTCGTCCCCCCGCCGCCCCTCCTGACGGAGGCGGACCTGATGATCGACCCCTTCAAGCCGCCCGAGCTGCCCCCCCGTTCCCCGCGCCCTCCCAAGCAGAACCACCACGGCCAGGTCGCCCCACCGTCCCAGTTCACCGCCTACTCCCCGGCGCGCTCCGCCCGGTCTCCGTCGCCCCGCTCC GTCCGCTCCCCCTCGCCGCGCTCCGTCTGCTCCC TCCCCCGGCCTTTCCGCGCTCACTCGCCTCGGGTCCTCCGCAGGCCGGAGGCGGGCTACTGCGCCCTGCCCAGCCACGACAACCAG gtccCCACGCTGCCTCGctcccacagagagagagcgagggatcGGGAGCGAGAGCGCCTGAGGCGGGAGAGCGAgaccgaggaggacgaggagagggaCCGGGTCCTCGGCGAGACCAGCGACGGCGAGGAGAGCGACGACACGGCCTACGACCGGCGGCAGGCGATGCCGCCCAGCGACCTGCCCTGA
- the hsd17b14 gene encoding 17-beta-hydroxysteroid dehydrogenase 14, translating to MSLRYPDKVVIVTGGSKGIGRGIVKVFVENGAKVVFCARGGAAGEALEAELNKTGPGSCKFVTCDISKEDDIKRLVDVTVARHGHVDCLVNNAGWHPPHKSTDDVTAQEFLDLLNLNVVSYFLASKYVLPYLRQRHGNIINVSSLVATIGQKHAAPYVATKGAIISMTKAMAVDESVHNVRVNCISPGNVLTPLWEELAGQTPDAAAAIKTGETHQLLGRMGTEGESGLAALFLAADATFCTGIDLLLSGGAELNYGVKSQIHT from the exons ATGTCGCTCCGATACCCCGACAAAGTTGTCATCGTGACGGGGGGGTCCAAAGGCATCGGGAGAGGGATTGTCAAAGTGTTCG TGGAGAATGGAGCCAAAGTGGTGTTTTGTGCAAGAGGAG GTGCAGCAGGTGAGGCTCTGGAGGCGGAGCTAAACAAAACCGGGCCTGGCTCGTGCAAATTTGTCACATGTGACATCTCCAAAGAGGATGACATCAAG AGACTGGTCGACGTCACGGTGGCGCGTCACGGACACGTGGACTGCCTTGTCAACAACGCGGGGTGGC ACCCTCCTCATAAATCCACCGATGACGTCACGGCGCAGGAGTTCCTGGACCTGCTGAATCTGAACGTCGTCAGCTACTTCTTGGCTTCTAAG TACGTGCTGCCGTACCTACGGCAGCGTCACGGAAACATCATCAACGTGTCCAGTCTGGTGGCGACCATCGGTCAAAAGCACGCCGCCCCGTACGTGGCCACCAAG ggggcgatcATATCCATGACGAAGGCGATGGCCGTGGACGAGAGTGTCCACAACGTGAGGGTGAACTG CATCTCTCCAGGCAACGTGCTGACGCCGCTGTGGGAGGAACTAGCAGGACAAACACCCGATGCTGCTGCAGCCATCAAAACAGGAGAAACCCACCAG CTGCTGGGGCGCATGGGCACCGAGGGGGAGAGCGGCCTGGCCGCCTTGTTCCTGGCCGCGGACGCCACTTTCTGCACCGGGATCGACCTGCTGCTCAGCGGAGGAGCCGAACTCAACTACGGCGTCAAGAGTCAGATCCACACCTGA
- the bcat2 gene encoding branched-chain-amino-acid aminotransferase, mitochondrial isoform X1 has product MAALRTALHGRRVQALPLSLGSLRNASSFKASDLVVERNAAGKPKPDPSTLVFGKHFSDHMLTINWSAKAGWEAPRIKPFQNLSLHPATSALHYSIELFEGMKAFRGEDNHIRLFRPMLNMARMHRSAERSSLPLFEKEELLKCISKLVEVDQDWVPFSQDASLYIRPTFIGTDPSLGVSHPSEAMIFVIVGPVGPYFATGSFSPVSLLADPSFVRAWKGGVGAYKMGGNYGPTIAVQKEAVKRGCQQVLWLYGEQEEITEVGTMNLFIYWTNEKGEKELFTPPLDGIILPGVTRQSLLDLARNWGEFKVTERTMGMKELLGALDSGKILEVFGAGTACVVSPVGSLLYGEKTYEIPTMRNGPDLAKRFHKELTDIQYGRTASEWAPLVI; this is encoded by the exons ATGGCAGCTCTCCGAACG GCACTCCATGGACGCCGCGTCCAGGCTCTCCCTTTGTCCTTGGGCTCCCTGCGGAACGCCAGTTCCTTTAAG GCGTCGGATCTGGTCGTCGAGCGCAACGCGGCGGGCAAGCCCAAGCCCGACCCCTCCACCCTGGTGTTCGGCAAGCACTTCTCCGACCACATGCTGACCATCAACTGGTCGGCGAAGGCCGGCTGGGAGGCGCCTCGGATCAAACCGTTCCAGAACCTGTCGCTGCACCCGGCCACCTCCGCCCTGCACTACTCCATCGAG CTGTTCGAAGGCATGAAGGCGTTCCGAGGAGAGGACAACCACATCCGGCTGTTCCGCCCCATGCTGAACATGGCGAGGATGCATCGGAGCGCCGAGAGGAGCAGCCTCCCC CTctttgagaaggaggagctgctcAAGTGCATCAGcaagctggtggaggtggacCAGGACTGGGTCCCCTTCTCTCAGGACGCCAGCCTCTACATCCGACCCACCTTCATCGGCACCGAC CCGTCGCTCGGCGTGTCCCACCCCAGCGAAGCCATGATCTTCGTCATCGTGGGCCCGGTGGGGCCTTACTTCGCCACCGGCTCCTTCAGCCCCGTGTCCCTGCTGGCCGACCCCTCCTTCGTCCGGGCGTGGAAAGGAGGCGTCGGGGCCTACAAGATGGGAGG tAACTACGGGCCGACGATAGCGGTGCAGAAGGAGGCGGTGAAGCGCGGCTGCCAGCAGGTCCTCTGGCTGtacggagagcaggaggagatcaCCGAGGTCGGCACCATGAACCTCTTCATCTACTGGACCAATGAGAAAGGAg AGAAGGAgttgttcaccccccccctggacGGCATCATTCTCCCAGGAGTCACCAGGCAGTCTCTGCTGGACTTGGCCAGGAACTGG GGTGAGTTCAAGGTCACAGAGCGGACGATGGGCATGAAGGAGCTTCTGGGGGCTCTGGACTCCGGGAAGATCCTGGAGGTGTTCGGGGCCGGGACGGCCTGCGTCGTGTCTCCAGTCGGCAGCCTCCTCTACGGGGAAAAG acataCGAGATCCCGACCATGCGGAACGGGCCCGACCTGGCCAAGAGGTTCCACAAAGAGCTTACTGACATTCAG TACGGACGCACGGCGAGCGAATGGGCCCCGCTGGTCATTTAA
- the kcna7 gene encoding potassium voltage-gated channel subfamily A member 1 produces MDHQDKGGGTGGGGGGGGGGRQTKENQKAEEVGDEEKWTKDKNNKLEKEIGGKEPGGGGAPREKRRCPWRSGWALAERLAINVSGMRYETQLRTLAQFPDSLLGDPRRRLRYFDPVRNELFLDRSRVCFDAILYFYQSGGRLRRPANVPLDMFLEELRFYELGEETIDRYKAEEGFSKEEERPLPTNDLQRRLWMLFEYPESSGGARIIAIISVMVIVLSILIFCLETLPEFRHEKEQREQFTTMPHPTIANETISVPPGFNPFQDPFFIVETICIIWFSFELIVRLICAPSKVHFFKDVMNTIDFFAIIPYFVTLGTEMAKDKGAPPSVSLALIRVIRLVRVFRIFKLSRHSKGLQILGQTLKASLRELALLIFFLFIGVILFSSAAYFAEVDSQDTAFTSIPGAFWWAVVTMTTVGYGDMYPETVGGKLVGSMCAIAGVLTISLPVPVIVSNFSYFYHRENECEETTQYKHVSTSLWDGEDDGEGEREDGEDEGVYAPVYGPDICPPLNGSLLAGLCTGQEAGGRRGTNFYLNETLVTQV; encoded by the exons ATGGATCATCAGGACAAAGGAGGaggcacaggaggaggaggaggaggaggaggaggaggaaggcagaCTAAGGAAAACCAGAAGGCCGAGGAGGTCGGCGACGAGGAGAAGTGGACCAAAGACAAGAACAACAAGTTGGAGAAGGAAATCGGCGGGAAGGagcccggcggggggggggccccgcGGGAGAAGCGGCGCTGCCCCTGGCGGAGCGGCTGGGCCCTGGCGGAGCGGCTGGCCATCAACGTGTCGGGGATGCGCTACGAGACGCAGCTCCGCACGCTGGCCCAGTTCCCCGACTCCCTGCTGGGCgacccccgccgccgcctccgctaCTTCGACCCCGTGCGCAACGAGCTCTTCCTGGACCGCAGCCGCGTCTGCTTCGACGCCATCCTGTACTTCTACCAGTCCGGCGGGAGGCTGCGCCGGCCCGCCAACGTGCCGCTGGACATGTTCCTGGAGGAGCTGCGCTTCTACGAGCTCGGGGAGGAGACCATCGACCGCTACAAGGCCGAGGAGGGCTTctccaaggaggaggagaggccccTGCCCACCAACGACCTGCAGCGCCGCCTCTGGATGCTGTTCGAGTACCCGGAGTCCTCCGGCGGCGCTCGGATCATCGCCATCATCAGCGTCATGGTCATCGTGCTCTCCATTCTCATCTTCTGCCTGGAGACCCTGCCGGAGTTCAGGCACGAGAAGGAACAGAGGGAG CAATTCACCACCATGCCTCACCCCACCATAGCGAACGAGACCATCTCGGTCCCGCCCGGGTTCAACCCCTTCCAGGACCCCTTCTTCATCGTGGAGACCATCTGCATCATCTGGTTCTCCTTCGAACTCATCGTGCGCTTGATCTGCGCCCCGAGCAAGGTGCACTTCTTCAAGGACGTCATGAACACCATCGACTTCTTCGCCATCATTCCCTACTTCGTCACCCTGGGCACGGAGATGGCCAAGGACAAGGGGGCGCCGCCCTCCGTGTCCCTGGCCCTCATCAGGGTCATCCGGctggtgagggtcttcaggatCTTCAAGCTGTCTCGCCACTCCAAGGGCCTCCAGATCCTGGGCCAGACGCTGAAGGCCAGCCTCCGAGAGCTCGCGCTgctcatcttcttcctcttcatcggGGTCATCCTCTTCTCCAGCGCCGCCTACTTCGCGGAGGTGGACAGCCAAGACACGGCGTTCACCAGCATCCCCGGGGCCTTCTGGTGGGCCGTTGTGACCATGACGACGGTGGGCTACGGGGACATGTACCCGGAGACGGTCGGGGGGAAGCTGGTGGGCTCCATGTGCGCCATCGCCGGCGTGCTCACCATCTCGCTGCCGGTGCCCGTCATCGTGTCCAACTTCAGCTACTTCTACCACCGCGAGAACGAGTGCGAGGAGACGACGCAGTACAAGCACGTGTCCACGTCGCTGTGGGACGGAGAGGACGACGGCGAGGGGGAGCGCGAGGACGGAGAGGACGAGGGGGTTTACGCCCCCGTGTACGGGCCGGACATCTGCCCGCCGCTCAACGGCTCCCTCCTGGCGGGGCTCTGCACCGGGCAGGAAGCCGGCGGGCGGAGGGGGACGAACTTCTATCTCAACGAAACTCTGGTCACTCAGGTCTGA
- the bcat2 gene encoding branched-chain-amino-acid aminotransferase, mitochondrial isoform X2 — MLTINWSAKAGWEAPRIKPFQNLSLHPATSALHYSIELFEGMKAFRGEDNHIRLFRPMLNMARMHRSAERSSLPLFEKEELLKCISKLVEVDQDWVPFSQDASLYIRPTFIGTDPSLGVSHPSEAMIFVIVGPVGPYFATGSFSPVSLLADPSFVRAWKGGVGAYKMGGNYGPTIAVQKEAVKRGCQQVLWLYGEQEEITEVGTMNLFIYWTNEKGEKELFTPPLDGIILPGVTRQSLLDLARNWGEFKVTERTMGMKELLGALDSGKILEVFGAGTACVVSPVGSLLYGEKTYEIPTMRNGPDLAKRFHKELTDIQYGRTASEWAPLVI, encoded by the exons ATGCTGACCATCAACTGGTCGGCGAAGGCCGGCTGGGAGGCGCCTCGGATCAAACCGTTCCAGAACCTGTCGCTGCACCCGGCCACCTCCGCCCTGCACTACTCCATCGAG CTGTTCGAAGGCATGAAGGCGTTCCGAGGAGAGGACAACCACATCCGGCTGTTCCGCCCCATGCTGAACATGGCGAGGATGCATCGGAGCGCCGAGAGGAGCAGCCTCCCC CTctttgagaaggaggagctgctcAAGTGCATCAGcaagctggtggaggtggacCAGGACTGGGTCCCCTTCTCTCAGGACGCCAGCCTCTACATCCGACCCACCTTCATCGGCACCGAC CCGTCGCTCGGCGTGTCCCACCCCAGCGAAGCCATGATCTTCGTCATCGTGGGCCCGGTGGGGCCTTACTTCGCCACCGGCTCCTTCAGCCCCGTGTCCCTGCTGGCCGACCCCTCCTTCGTCCGGGCGTGGAAAGGAGGCGTCGGGGCCTACAAGATGGGAGG tAACTACGGGCCGACGATAGCGGTGCAGAAGGAGGCGGTGAAGCGCGGCTGCCAGCAGGTCCTCTGGCTGtacggagagcaggaggagatcaCCGAGGTCGGCACCATGAACCTCTTCATCTACTGGACCAATGAGAAAGGAg AGAAGGAgttgttcaccccccccctggacGGCATCATTCTCCCAGGAGTCACCAGGCAGTCTCTGCTGGACTTGGCCAGGAACTGG GGTGAGTTCAAGGTCACAGAGCGGACGATGGGCATGAAGGAGCTTCTGGGGGCTCTGGACTCCGGGAAGATCCTGGAGGTGTTCGGGGCCGGGACGGCCTGCGTCGTGTCTCCAGTCGGCAGCCTCCTCTACGGGGAAAAG acataCGAGATCCCGACCATGCGGAACGGGCCCGACCTGGCCAAGAGGTTCCACAAAGAGCTTACTGACATTCAG TACGGACGCACGGCGAGCGAATGGGCCCCGCTGGTCATTTAA
- the nucb1 gene encoding nucleobindin-1 produces MNLQPGWLLLLSVSAGVWSVPLERNAENKEAKAEVPEENGDTGLYYDRYLREVIEVLETDPHFREKLQTANSEDIKNGRLSKELDLVGHHVRTRLDELKRQEVSRLRMLLKAKLDSTNTQSLQMDHASLLKQFEHLDPHNQNTFEAKDLELLITTATKDLENYDVERHEEFKRYEMLKEHERREYLKGLDQEKREREEKRLQDLKDKHRQHPKVNAPGSVAQLREVWEETDGLDPQEFNPKTFFKLHDTNEDGVLDEQELEALFTKELEKVYDAKNEEDDMMEMEEERLRMREHVMKNVDANQDRLVTLEEFLKSTEKKEFSNPKEWETLETSPVYTEEELQRFEVELLDREEELKRKAENLRQQQELLKERGKALEAQRKEYQQAVLEMSHRQKEQQAADGQPPAGPNGELHFQPEGQKAEDEAEHPAEVQNILPAEPPQNLPSHT; encoded by the exons ATGAACCTCCAACCTGGCTGGCTGCTGCTTCTCTCCGTGTCTGCCGGGGTCTGGTCGGTGCCGCTCGAGCGCAATGCGGAGAACAAGGAAGCCAAAGCGGAAGTCCCGGAGGAGAACGGG GACACGGGCCTGTACTACGACCGGTACCTCCGAGAGGTGATCGAGGTGTTGGAGACGGACCCTCACTTCAGAGAGAAACTGCAAACGGCAAACAGCGAAGACATCAAG AACGGGCGCCTCAGTAAAGAACTGGACCTGGTCGGTCACCACGTGAGGACCCGCCTGGATGAGCTGAAGCGGCAGGAGGTTTCCCGCCTCAGGATGCTGCTCAAGGCCAAACTGGACAGCACCAACACGCAGA gccTGCAGATGGACCACGCCTCCCTCCTGAAGCAGTTTGAACACCTGGATCCCCacaatcaaaacacatttgaggCCAAAGACCTGGAGCTGCTGATCACCACG GCCACCAAGGACCTGGAGAACTACGACGTCGAGCGGCACGAGGAGTTCAAGCGCTACGAGATGCTGAAGGAGCACGAGAGGCGGGAGTACCTGAAGGGCCTGGACCAGGAGAAGAGGGAgcgggaggagaagaggctgcAGGACCTGAAGGACAAACACCGGCAGCACCCCAAAGTCAATGCTCCG GGGAGCGTGGCTCAGCTCCGGGAGGTTTGGGAGGAGACGGACGGACTGGACCCGCAGGAGTTCAACcccaaaaccttttttaaactgCACG ATACGAACGAGGACGGAGTCCTAGAcgagcaggagctggaggctcTTTTCACCAAAGAG ctggagaAAGTGTATGACGCAAAGAATGAGGAGGACGACatgatggagatggaggaggagaggctgagGATGAGGGAGCATGTGATGAAGAAT GTGGACGCCAACCAAGATCGCCTGGTCACCCTGGAGGAGTTCCTCAAGTCCACGGAGAAGAAGGAGTTCAGCAATCCCAAAGAGTGGGAG acgCTGGAAACCAGCCCCGTGTacacggaggaggagctgcagcgctTCGAGGTGGAGCTCCTCGACcgagaggaggagctgaagcggAAGGCGGAGAACCtgcggcagcagcaggagctgctgaaggagcgCGGCAAAGCCCTGGAGGCCCAGAGGAAGGAGTACCAGCAG GCGGTGTTGGAAATGTCCCACAgacagaaggagcagcaggcagCAGACGGGCAGCCTCCCGCGGGTCCTAACGGAGAACTGCACTTCCAACCCGAGGGACAAAAAGCGGAAGACGAAG CTGAGCACCCGGCCGAGGTCCAGAACATTCTGCCTGCAGAGCCGCCACAGAACCTGCCATCACACACTTAg